A DNA window from Acidimicrobiales bacterium contains the following coding sequences:
- the tilS gene encoding tRNA lysidine(34) synthetase TilS — protein MAAEGARSSLTLGDLDAPTRGLVDDLVARCRFVAGPDPLVLGVSGGADSLAMLALAVFSGHEALAVHVDHGLRPRSAAEADVVERVASLLGASFEARSVTIEPGPNLEARAREARYEALGPGALVAHTRDDRAEWVLLALLRGSGIDGVSAMDPTTRPLLALRRTETVGLCRSLGFEFVEDQHNTDPRFRRVRVRAELIPLMNEIADRDVAVLLDRFAEVSRVDSELLDELAAAIDPTDARALTAAPVALARRAVRSWLRADHPLDLASTDRVLGVAAGRAVATEIVGGRRVRRSGQRLFVEESPGRSPLSGDGGAGSTAVV, from the coding sequence GTGGCTGCTGAGGGTGCCCGAAGCAGCCTGACGCTCGGCGACCTGGACGCACCCACGCGTGGGCTGGTCGACGATCTAGTCGCCAGGTGCAGGTTCGTCGCCGGTCCCGATCCGTTGGTGCTGGGTGTGTCGGGAGGCGCCGACTCACTGGCAATGCTGGCCTTGGCCGTGTTCTCCGGTCACGAGGCCCTAGCCGTCCACGTCGACCACGGCCTGCGCCCTCGATCAGCAGCCGAGGCCGATGTCGTCGAGCGGGTGGCGTCTCTTCTCGGGGCCTCCTTCGAGGCGCGAAGCGTCACCATCGAGCCCGGGCCCAATCTCGAGGCACGCGCTCGCGAGGCCAGGTATGAAGCTCTGGGGCCCGGCGCCCTGGTGGCTCATACACGCGACGACCGCGCCGAATGGGTGCTGCTGGCACTGCTGAGGGGGTCGGGCATCGACGGTGTCTCGGCGATGGATCCCACCACCCGTCCGCTGCTGGCCCTGAGGCGAACCGAGACCGTCGGGTTGTGTCGCAGCCTGGGGTTCGAGTTTGTCGAAGACCAGCACAACACCGACCCCAGGTTTCGCCGCGTCCGGGTTCGCGCAGAGCTGATCCCGCTGATGAACGAGATCGCAGACCGAGACGTCGCCGTTCTGCTCGACCGCTTCGCCGAGGTGTCTCGGGTCGACTCCGAGTTGCTCGACGAGCTCGCGGCGGCCATAGACCCCACCGACGCCCGGGCGTTGACGGCTGCGCCCGTCGCTTTGGCCAGAAGGGCGGTGCGAAGCTGGCTGCGAGCCGACCACCCGCTCGACCTCGCCTCCACCGACCGGGTGCTCGGCGTGGCCGCCGGCCGAGCCGTTGCCACCGAGATCGTCGGCGGTCGAAGGGTCAGGCGAAGCGGGCAGCGCCTCTTCGTCGAGGAATCGCCAGGGCGTTCACCGTTGTCGGGCGACGGTGGGGCTGGTTCGACGGCGGTGGTCTAG
- a CDS encoding zinc-dependent metalloprotease, which translates to MDQTIDWEFAARIARRAAGVEPLSQSYLYQSLHDDFAEATVLAEELVADETGLRSLDGPARARVIGREDWIDANIRSFQRLLRPLTAKMEERAPSGPMAAVSGKVAAVEVGTVLGWMSRRVLGQYDLLLAEDEDPQDQDLVYYVGPNVLAVEKRYAFVPGEFRLWLATHELTHRAQFTGVPWMREHFIGLVEQTLDNIDPDPDRIMSGLKRLFDERRRGETAALDNGLALLFASDEQRLVLDQISGLMSLLEGHGDVTMNRAAREHVPSAGRFAKVMQQRRNNTKGIARIMQKLIGIDAKLAQYEQGERFIERIEAERGDRAVDVIWQDSTHLPSIEEIKEPSQWLLRVPEAA; encoded by the coding sequence GTGGATCAAACCATCGACTGGGAGTTCGCAGCCCGCATCGCCAGGCGAGCCGCTGGCGTAGAGCCCCTGTCGCAGTCGTATCTCTACCAATCCCTGCACGACGACTTCGCCGAGGCGACGGTTCTGGCAGAGGAATTGGTCGCCGACGAGACCGGCCTTAGGTCGCTTGACGGCCCAGCTCGCGCCCGGGTGATCGGACGCGAGGACTGGATCGATGCAAACATCCGCTCGTTCCAACGACTGTTGCGCCCCCTCACCGCCAAGATGGAGGAGCGGGCGCCATCTGGCCCCATGGCGGCGGTGTCGGGCAAGGTCGCTGCAGTCGAGGTCGGCACCGTGCTGGGCTGGATGTCGCGGCGCGTTCTGGGCCAGTACGACCTGCTGCTGGCAGAGGACGAAGATCCACAAGACCAGGATCTCGTCTATTACGTGGGCCCCAACGTGTTGGCCGTCGAGAAACGTTATGCGTTCGTGCCAGGCGAGTTCCGGCTGTGGCTGGCCACCCACGAGCTGACGCACAGGGCCCAGTTCACCGGCGTGCCTTGGATGCGCGAGCACTTCATCGGCTTGGTCGAACAGACGCTCGACAACATCGACCCCGACCCCGATCGCATCATGTCGGGTCTCAAGCGCCTGTTCGACGAGAGGCGCCGCGGCGAGACGGCCGCACTCGACAACGGCCTCGCGCTGTTGTTCGCCTCCGACGAGCAGAGGCTGGTGTTGGATCAGATCTCGGGTCTCATGAGCCTGCTCGAAGGCCATGGCGACGTCACCATGAACCGGGCGGCACGCGAACACGTTCCCAGCGCCGGACGTTTCGCCAAGGTCATGCAGCAGCGCCGAAACAACACCAAGGGCATTGCTCGCATCATGCAAAAGCTCATCGGCATCGACGCCAAGTTGGCCCAGTACGAACAGGGCGAGAGGTTCATCGAGCGCATCGAGGCCGAGCGCGGCGACCGGGCGGTCGACGTGATCTGGCAAGACTCGACCCATCTGCCCTCGATCGAGGAGATCAAGGAGCCGTCGCAGTGGCTGCTGAGGGTGCCCGAAGCAGCCTGA
- the lysS gene encoding lysine--tRNA ligase: MTAIPYRYERDHSVAQIVDANQGLEAGTETDQVVSIAGRLMLRRVQGKLAFGTLQDSSGRIQLFAPSKTTPDFDSFCDLNLGDWIGVKGVVMVTRRGELSVRVDEWVLLAATKRPFPDKWHGISDVDTRYRQRYVDLWVTPEARRTFLMRSRMVSLIRRFLEDRDFIEVETPMLQPLPGGALAKPFETHHNSLDMKLYLRIAPELYLKRLTVAGFERVFEIGRVFRNEGVSTRHNPEFTMLELYQAYADFADIMELVEQMVEHLALSLLGTTVVDFGGRQLDLAAPWRRATLDELIAEFTGHQLDLTTPIDELRRVAQDLGVDVKAAYGPGKLLLEIYEASVEAQIWSPTFVTDYPSEVSPLSRDHRDRPGYTERFEAIVAGRELCNAFSELNDPVEQRKRFEDQAGLRDLGDDEAMVLDEDYLRALDYGLPPTGGLGIGIDRLVMLLAGVETIRDVVLFPTLRPEASS, encoded by the coding sequence ATGACTGCCATTCCCTACCGCTACGAACGCGATCATTCCGTCGCTCAGATAGTCGACGCCAACCAGGGTCTCGAGGCCGGCACCGAGACCGATCAGGTCGTGTCGATCGCCGGTCGCCTGATGCTTCGCAGGGTGCAGGGCAAGCTGGCGTTCGGGACGCTCCAGGACTCTTCGGGGCGAATCCAACTCTTTGCCCCCTCGAAGACCACTCCCGATTTCGATTCGTTCTGCGATCTGAACCTGGGCGACTGGATCGGTGTCAAGGGTGTGGTCATGGTCACCCGTCGCGGCGAGCTGTCGGTGCGAGTAGACGAATGGGTCCTGCTGGCAGCCACGAAGCGTCCGTTCCCGGACAAGTGGCATGGCATCAGCGATGTCGACACCAGGTACCGCCAGCGTTACGTCGATCTGTGGGTCACTCCCGAAGCTCGGCGGACGTTTCTCATGCGCAGCCGTATGGTGTCGCTGATCAGGCGGTTCCTCGAAGACCGAGACTTCATCGAGGTCGAGACGCCGATGTTGCAGCCGCTGCCGGGTGGGGCGCTGGCCAAGCCCTTCGAGACGCACCACAACTCGCTGGACATGAAGCTCTATCTGCGCATCGCCCCAGAGCTGTACCTCAAGCGGCTGACCGTGGCCGGCTTCGAGAGGGTGTTCGAGATCGGCCGGGTGTTCCGCAACGAGGGCGTCTCGACTCGACACAACCCCGAGTTCACGATGCTCGAGCTCTACCAGGCGTACGCCGACTTCGCCGACATCATGGAGTTGGTCGAGCAGATGGTCGAACATCTGGCGCTGAGCCTGCTCGGCACGACCGTGGTCGACTTCGGCGGACGCCAGCTCGATCTCGCCGCACCTTGGCGCCGCGCCACCCTCGATGAGTTGATCGCCGAGTTCACCGGCCATCAACTCGATCTGACGACACCCATCGACGAGCTACGCCGCGTGGCCCAAGACCTAGGTGTCGACGTCAAGGCGGCCTATGGCCCAGGGAAGCTGTTGCTCGAGATCTACGAAGCCTCCGTCGAGGCACAGATCTGGTCGCCGACATTCGTCACCGACTATCCGTCCGAGGTTTCTCCGCTGTCTCGCGACCACCGAGACCGTCCGGGGTACACCGAGAGGTTCGAGGCCATCGTTGCGGGCCGCGAGTTGTGCAACGCGTTCAGCGAGCTGAACGATCCGGTCGAGCAGCGCAAGCGGTTCGAAGACCAAGCCGGCCTGCGAGATCTCGGCGACGACGAGGCCATGGTGCTCGACGAGGATTATCTGCGGGCCCTCGACTATGGCCTGCCACCCACGGGCGGCCTGGGCATCGGCATCGACCGGCTCGTGATGTTGCTTGCGGGCGTCGAGACCATTCGCGACGTCGTACTGTTCCCGACCCTCAGGCCCGAGGCTTCCTCTTGA
- the hpt gene encoding hypoxanthine phosphoribosyltransferase, with amino-acid sequence MLEGPNMDAVGDVVVDSTSLHRRVDEIGAEISADFAGSNVLMVGVLKGAYMFLSDLVRSMSIPTEVDFIAVSSYGALTTSTGVVRLLKDLDHDIEGRHVVVVEDIIDSGLTLRYLLELLEARNPASLSACSLLARSGHPADLIRYLGFEIPDGWVVGYGLDVGGWHRDYDEIRWYNSDV; translated from the coding sequence GTGCTCGAAGGACCAAACATGGATGCCGTGGGCGATGTCGTAGTCGACTCGACCTCTCTTCACCGTCGCGTAGACGAGATCGGAGCCGAGATATCGGCCGATTTCGCGGGCTCGAACGTGTTGATGGTGGGGGTGCTGAAGGGCGCCTACATGTTCCTTTCCGACCTGGTTCGTTCGATGTCGATACCAACCGAGGTCGACTTCATAGCTGTTTCGTCTTATGGCGCGTTGACGACATCGACAGGCGTCGTCAGGCTGTTGAAGGATCTCGACCACGACATCGAAGGGCGCCACGTCGTTGTGGTCGAGGACATCATCGACTCGGGTCTGACACTGCGCTATCTCCTCGAACTGCTCGAGGCCCGCAACCCGGCCAGCCTCAGCGCCTGCAGCCTGCTGGCGCGCAGCGGTCATCCCGCCGACCTCATTCGTTACCTGGGTTTCGAGATTCCCGACGGGTGGGTCGTCGGTTACGGTCTCGACGTCGGTGGGTGGCATCGCGACTACGACGAGATTCGTTGGTACAACTCCGACGTCTGA
- the rsrA gene encoding mycothiol system anti-sigma-R factor → MTSGSTMDAPDPHQQTSQSLDCQQALDRLYRFLDGQLDDARKDAIRHHLDSCGHCLEAFSFEAELKTVIARRAVTPVPPGLKDRIAEQLRRSV, encoded by the coding sequence ATGACGAGCGGATCAACGATGGACGCGCCTGATCCTCACCAACAGACAAGCCAATCGCTCGACTGCCAGCAGGCTCTCGACCGTTTGTATCGCTTTCTCGACGGGCAACTCGACGACGCGCGCAAGGACGCGATCCGTCACCACCTCGACTCTTGTGGTCACTGCCTCGAGGCGTTCTCGTTCGAAGCCGAGCTCAAGACCGTCATCGCAAGGCGGGCGGTCACACCGGTTCCCCCGGGTCTGAAGGACCGCATCGCCGAACAGCTTCGGCGTTCGGTTTGA
- a CDS encoding polyprenyl synthetase family protein — protein sequence MSIDLLAWRHSPDQDRLSIEQTLSRACDAKDPQLSLLAVQAVTPVTCRLRASTTVLGALERSDADASSALLSADLLNAAAAVELVHIGAVTHDDVIDSVTTRSESPTVNATAGNLQAILAGDFLMARASEYAAAHGTQIAQMLAETIGWICEGRARQLQQSGSARPTPEERIDTISTRHASLFSTGATIGALVAGASSDSADAIGQAGMALGRSIAIFYDVTRIVSGDPGTGTGPLADLDRHVWTLPMTIAGPDLMDRAQSGANPQELRDELMAEPRASAISMGRSELDAARTGLEPGSPLHSACGIVAQAFDQLARA from the coding sequence ATGTCGATCGATCTTCTCGCCTGGCGTCACTCGCCCGACCAAGACCGGCTGTCAATCGAACAGACGCTCAGCAGGGCGTGTGACGCGAAAGACCCGCAGCTCAGCCTGCTCGCCGTGCAGGCCGTCACGCCGGTGACCTGTCGCCTACGCGCCTCGACGACCGTGCTGGGCGCGCTCGAGCGCTCGGACGCAGACGCTTCGTCGGCCCTCTTGAGCGCGGATCTGCTGAATGCCGCCGCGGCCGTCGAGCTCGTGCACATCGGCGCGGTGACACACGACGACGTGATCGACTCGGTGACCACACGCAGTGAGTCGCCTACCGTCAACGCGACCGCCGGCAACCTGCAGGCGATACTGGCCGGCGACTTCTTGATGGCCAGAGCATCAGAGTACGCCGCGGCCCACGGCACCCAGATCGCCCAGATGCTGGCCGAAACCATCGGCTGGATATGCGAGGGCAGGGCCCGCCAACTTCAGCAATCGGGTAGCGCTCGGCCCACCCCCGAAGAACGCATCGACACCATCAGCACGCGCCACGCCAGCCTGTTCTCGACCGGCGCCACCATCGGCGCCCTTGTCGCCGGAGCCAGCAGCGACAGCGCGGATGCGATCGGCCAAGCCGGCATGGCGCTGGGACGATCGATCGCCATCTTCTACGACGTGACGCGAATCGTGTCCGGCGATCCGGGGACTGGTACAGGTCCGCTGGCAGATCTCGACCGCCACGTGTGGACGCTGCCAATGACCATCGCCGGCCCAGATCTGATGGACCGCGCCCAAAGCGGCGCAAACCCCCAAGAGCTCAGGGACGAACTGATGGCCGAACCTCGGGCGAGCGCCATCTCGATGGGTCGCTCGGAACTCGATGCGGCCCGGACCGGACTCGAACCCGGTTCGCCGCTGCACTCGGCCTGCGGCATCGTCGCCCAGGCATTCGACCAGCTGGCTCGGGCCTGA
- a CDS encoding polyprenyl synthetase family protein, whose amino-acid sequence MEFDYLARLLAVDELVARIDRVEERLSEALLLDGVGLGPPSTRMALSGGKRLRPVMVIAAAHVFDVFDDRVISGAAAVELVQVGSLVHDDIFDKAATRRGVPTINATDGEEPAILAGDYILARAGVEAARVSAEAARVLARTVIELCVGQHQETVQLEDRHRTIEQHFASIEAKTAALFDVSARMGGLAADAPPELVDALGIYARAFGMSFQIVDDVLDLVADPERLGKPVGSDLRAGVYTLPVLHALAGDRGDELSALLDGPVDYETSAHASRLVAASGGIEHALAVALDFEKSAVSALDTFDDHPTVQGLRRLPEDYRVWALSTLGDDLEIGPVGV is encoded by the coding sequence GTGGAATTCGACTACCTGGCCCGTCTGCTTGCAGTCGACGAGCTGGTCGCGCGCATCGACAGGGTCGAAGAGCGCTTGTCGGAGGCGTTGCTGCTGGACGGTGTGGGTCTGGGGCCGCCGTCGACACGTATGGCCCTGTCCGGCGGCAAACGCCTGCGGCCGGTGATGGTGATCGCAGCAGCCCACGTCTTCGACGTGTTCGACGACCGGGTCATCTCGGGTGCCGCTGCCGTCGAACTCGTGCAGGTCGGGTCGCTCGTACACGACGACATCTTCGACAAGGCCGCCACCCGGCGAGGCGTGCCCACCATCAACGCCACCGACGGAGAAGAGCCGGCAATCCTGGCCGGCGACTACATCTTGGCCCGCGCCGGAGTCGAGGCCGCACGGGTGTCGGCCGAGGCTGCCCGCGTTCTCGCCCGCACCGTCATCGAGCTGTGCGTGGGCCAGCACCAAGAGACCGTCCAGCTCGAAGACCGTCATCGCACCATCGAACAACACTTCGCGTCGATCGAGGCCAAGACAGCAGCGCTGTTCGACGTGTCGGCCCGCATGGGCGGTCTTGCGGCCGACGCCCCACCAGAACTCGTCGACGCTCTGGGCATCTACGCCCGAGCCTTCGGCATGTCGTTCCAGATCGTCGACGACGTACTCGACCTGGTGGCCGACCCCGAGCGGCTGGGCAAGCCGGTGGGCAGCGACTTGCGTGCCGGTGTCTATACCTTGCCCGTATTGCACGCCCTGGCCGGCGACCGCGGCGACGAGTTGTCGGCCCTGCTAGACGGCCCGGTCGACTACGAGACCTCGGCACATGCCAGCCGACTGGTTGCTGCTTCTGGCGGCATCGAACATGCACTGGCCGTGGCGCTCGACTTCGAGAAGTCGGCGGTTTCGGCACTCGACACCTTCGACGACCACCCGACCGTTCAGGGTCTGCGACGCCTGCCCGAGGATTATCGCGTGTGGGCCTTGTCGACTCTGGGCGACGACCTCGAGATCGGGCCCGTAGGGGTCTGA
- a CDS encoding sigma-70 family RNA polymerase sigma factor: MADQENFVEDAMEFMDGLYSAALRMTRNPADAEDLVQETYLKAYRAYGSFSQGTNLRAWLYRILTNTFINRYRAKQRRPEESDLAEIEDFYLYRRVNDLEKVAGRSAEDELFDWFTDDQVVAALDELPENFRLAVYLADVEGFSYKEIAEITDVPIGTVMSRLHRGRKALHKALYDYAVGLGIVEAK; encoded by the coding sequence GTGGCCGATCAGGAGAACTTCGTCGAAGACGCCATGGAGTTCATGGACGGCCTCTATTCGGCTGCGTTGCGGATGACCCGCAACCCCGCCGACGCCGAGGATCTGGTCCAGGAGACCTACCTGAAGGCCTACCGCGCCTACGGATCGTTCTCTCAGGGAACGAACCTGCGGGCGTGGCTGTATCGGATCCTCACCAATACGTTCATCAACCGGTACCGAGCCAAACAGCGGCGACCCGAAGAGTCTGATCTGGCCGAGATAGAAGATTTCTACCTCTACCGCAGGGTCAACGATCTGGAGAAGGTCGCAGGGCGTTCCGCCGAGGACGAACTGTTCGACTGGTTCACCGATGATCAGGTCGTCGCTGCTCTCGACGAGCTCCCGGAGAACTTTCGCCTCGCGGTCTACCTGGCCGATGTCGAAGGTTTTTCCTACAAGGAGATCGCAGAGATCACAGATGTGCCGATCGGAACGGTGATGAGCAGACTGCACCGTGGAAGAAAGGCTCTACACAAGGCGTTGTACGACTACGCCGTAGGTCTGGGCATCGTGGAGGCCAAGTAG
- a CDS encoding MFS transporter, which produces MTGPEPIDAAPAALDGKAGVFGRLFATPEFFRLWLAQVFSAFGDWVGFLAIIVIAERIGGDTAGSAIALVMIARVLPGFFLASVGGVIVDRFNRKRLMITCDITRAVVLLVLPAIDTVWGLVLASLVLELATSLWGPAKEAIVPNVVPEDQLTTANSLSLVAAYGTFPFASAAFAGLARTSDWLVGTGRLDLLDVNREALALYVDAATFLVAASLIATLPLVARSAAERRSSKRTIDWSSGVRELKEGWKFIALNPTVRAVLVALSTGMIGGGMLIPLGSVFNHQILEADDDGYGAILTVLGVGVAVGVAILSAIQTRVDKRRMFVGVIIAAGVSLFFAVSVSAIQVSLVGVFALGLNAGAVYVLGFTLLHESVSDELRGRVFSALYTLVRFCLLVAIGVGGFLSEALDWVFEQTLESRVEIGSFGFDLVGVRGALWLAGLLIVGAGLLAAWSLRGGTPSGQNLDRAESPATPNR; this is translated from the coding sequence GTGACCGGACCTGAGCCCATCGACGCTGCGCCAGCGGCGCTCGATGGCAAGGCTGGGGTGTTCGGGAGGCTCTTTGCCACCCCAGAGTTCTTTCGCCTGTGGTTGGCGCAGGTGTTCAGCGCGTTCGGCGACTGGGTTGGCTTCCTGGCCATCATCGTCATAGCAGAGCGCATCGGCGGCGACACCGCCGGCTCGGCCATCGCACTGGTGATGATCGCCAGGGTCCTGCCAGGCTTCTTTCTCGCCTCGGTGGGCGGTGTCATCGTCGATCGATTCAACCGCAAGCGCCTGATGATCACCTGTGACATCACACGCGCCGTGGTGCTGTTGGTCCTGCCGGCTATCGACACCGTGTGGGGTCTGGTGCTGGCATCGCTGGTCCTGGAGTTGGCGACGTCGCTTTGGGGACCCGCCAAGGAAGCCATCGTGCCCAATGTGGTGCCCGAGGACCAGCTGACCACTGCCAACTCGCTGTCCTTGGTTGCTGCGTACGGCACGTTCCCGTTTGCCTCGGCTGCCTTTGCAGGCCTGGCCCGAACATCGGACTGGTTGGTGGGCACGGGCAGGCTCGACCTGCTCGACGTCAATCGCGAGGCGTTGGCACTCTATGTCGACGCGGCGACGTTCCTGGTGGCTGCCTCGCTGATCGCGACGCTGCCGCTGGTCGCCCGCTCGGCGGCCGAACGCCGCAGCTCCAAGCGCACCATCGACTGGTCATCTGGCGTCAGGGAGCTGAAGGAAGGTTGGAAGTTCATCGCCCTCAACCCCACGGTACGGGCGGTTCTGGTAGCCCTCAGCACTGGCATGATCGGCGGGGGGATGTTGATACCGCTGGGTTCGGTCTTCAACCATCAGATTCTCGAGGCCGACGACGATGGTTACGGCGCGATCCTGACCGTATTGGGCGTCGGGGTGGCGGTCGGGGTGGCCATCCTGTCCGCCATCCAGACCAGGGTCGACAAGCGTCGGATGTTCGTGGGGGTGATCATCGCGGCGGGCGTGTCGCTGTTCTTCGCCGTATCGGTCTCGGCCATTCAGGTGAGCCTGGTCGGGGTCTTTGCGTTGGGGTTGAACGCCGGCGCCGTCTACGTGCTCGGGTTCACCTTGTTGCACGAGTCGGTGTCCGACGAACTGAGGGGCAGGGTGTTCAGCGCTCTGTACACCCTGGTCAGGTTTTGTTTGCTGGTCGCCATCGGCGTGGGTGGGTTCCTCAGCGAGGCCCTCGACTGGGTGTTCGAGCAGACCCTCGAATCTCGGGTCGAGATCGGGTCGTTCGGCTTCGATTTGGTAGGGGTCCGCGGCGCCCTGTGGCTGGCAGGTCTGTTGATAGTCGGCGCAGGTCTTCTGGCGGCCTGGTCGCTGCGCGGTGGCACACCGTCTGGGCAGAATCTCGACAGGGCCGAATCACCGGCCACCCCGAACCGGTAG